The Elephas maximus indicus isolate mEleMax1 chromosome 19, mEleMax1 primary haplotype, whole genome shotgun sequence genome contains a region encoding:
- the INCA1 gene encoding protein INCA1 encodes MQVQEDGDNFIPFAKRSRVVSRSPPPSLPSQNLRMTPQRYGDIFWEKLSQRTSPIWMEEQYIPPVLRATGRSQAGLCAPGGLPPPEMLCRRKRRKPRLAGVQQGPVGIPARVRAVTYHLEDLRRRQRIIDELKKAQWGSSGATSEPLVLGGEGPRFSHTTGYPDLEEEQATDHFLTPGRAQLLWSPWSPLGQEESCLSRGPSFLASYSTVTASRRPLYGPWRMEFESEE; translated from the exons ATGCAGGTACAGGAAGATGGAGACAACTTCATTCCCTTTGCCAA GCGTTCCAGGGTGGTCAGCCGATCTCCACCCCCCAGCTTGCCttcccagaacctcagaatgacACCTCAGCGTTACGGAGACATCTTCTGGGAGAAGCTTAGTCAAAGGACCAG CCCCATCTGGATGGAGGAACAGTACATTCCACCCGTGCTG AGAGCCACTGGTCGCTCCCAGGCTGGCCTGTGTGCTCCTGGGGGGCTCCCACCCCCAGAGATGCTTtgcagaagaaagagaaggaagccaCGTTTGGCAGGGGTGCAGCAGGGACCTGTGGGCATCCCAGCCCGGGTAAGAGCTGTCACTTATCACCTGGAGGATCTAAGGAGGCGCCAAAGAATCATTGATGA ACTGAAGAAGGCCCAGTGGGGCAGCTCTGGGGCAACCTCTGAGCCCCTGGTGCTTGGTGGAGAGGGCCCAAGATTTTCCCACACCACTGGATACCCTGATCTGGAAGAGGAGCAGGCCACAGACCATTTCCTCACTCCTGGCAGGGCCCAG CTGCTTTGGTCTCCCTGGAGTCCTCTGGGCCAGGAGGAGTCTTGCCTCTCCCGGGGCCCTAGCTTCCTAGCCTCCTACAGCACTGTCACAGCCAGTAGGAGGCCCCTGTATGGTCCCTGGCGGATGGAATTTGAGTCTGAGGAGTAA